Within the Thermosynechococcus sichuanensis E542 genome, the region CTCAAAGACGCCTGTATCTAAAAGTTCATACTCCAGTTCAAAGCGACTGCGGTGGCGATTAGTGGTGACGAGATCCAAATAGGGGTAAGCCGCTTGGGGGTACTTGTAGAGGTACTTCATGTAGGAGTGAGTGGGCGTACTGTCAAGGTAAAAGTAATACTCCTTAACGTCCTCGCCGTGATTCCCTTCATTGTTGGTTAAGCCAAAAAGCCGTTCCTTGAGAATTGGATCCTTGCCATTCCAGAGGGCAAGCGCAAAACAAAGCCGCTGCTGGGCATCACAAATCCCACCCAAGCCATCTTCACCCCAACGGTAGGCTCGCGATCGCGCCTGATCATGGGAAAAATACTCCCAAGCATTGCCGTCAGCAGAATAGTCTTCCCGCACCGTGCCCCACTGCCGTTCACTCAAGTAAGGCCCCCAAAATTTCCAAGGGTTGGCTTGGCCATGGACTTGATTGAGTCGTTCCAGTTCAGGATTGGCACTCGACACCATACTTAACCTCGCTTTTTATGCCAAAAAATTATGAACTCAAGTGAAAACTTCTATAAAGTTTTGCTGAGCACTTAAGTTGCATAGAGTATTCAGTCCTCAGGGTAGTCGAAATATCTCTAATCCTAAAGAAAGGAAACGTTAAGGTTTGGCAAGGTTCCAAAGTGCTCGAATGTAGTGGATAACCGATCCTAATTTCGCTTGACGTGCTGCCCAATCTCGGCCAAGATGAAATCAAGGGTTGATTGGTTTGCTCCTTCAACATAGGTTTTTCTTAAAGCCTAGTTCAAAAAGCAGTCACAACCGTTATGCCCCACATGAGCAGGCTGTAAAGTCTGGTGGGGCTTGTCAATGTGTTTGAGAGTTTTATGACATCTGTTTCTTCGTTGCCTTCGCGCCCCCTGCGTCCCAACTGGGGGGTGATTTTTTTTATGGGCATTGTCCACTTGGGAGCGTTGCTGGCATTTGTGCCCGGACTGTTTTCATGGTCGGCAGTGCTCCTCTGTTTTGTCCTCTACTGGGTGTCTGGTGGCCTAGGGATTACCTTGGGATGGCATCGCCTTGTCACCCATCGCAGTTTCCAATGTCCGAAATGGCTGGAATACTTTTTTGTCTTTTGCGGTAGCTTGGCCTGTGAAGGGGGCATCATTGAATGGGTTGGCCTCCATCGCAATCACCACCTCCACTCCGATCAAGAACGGGATCAGCACAATTCCCAAAAGGGGTTTTGGTGGTCGCACATGGGCTGGATGCTCCAAGAAGTACCCGCCAAGGCAGAGGTGGAACGCCTCACCAAGGACATTAATACTGACCCTGTCTATCGGTTTTTGAATCAGTACTTTGTGCCGATTCAAGTGGTTTTAGGGGTCTTGCTGTATTTGTGGGGGGGGCTGCCCTTTGTGGTCTGGGGCATCTTTGTCCGCCTTGTGCTGGTGTATCACCTCACGTGGTTTGTCAATAGTGCCACCCATAAGTTTGGCTATCGCACCTTTGAATCGGGCGATCGCTCCACGAATTGCTGGTGGGTTGCTCTCCTGACCTTTGGCGAAGGCTGGCACAACAATCACCACACCTATCCCCATTCGGCACGTCACGGTCTGCAATGGTGGGAATTTGATATTACGTGGATCACGATTCGAGCACTGCAAGCGATTGGTCTAGCCCAAAAGGTGCGGCTGGTGGAAGCTCCCGCGAAACAGTAAAAGCGCCTAGAAGGGGGTCTGGGGTTCTGCTTCTTGCCAAATGCGGATTAATTCCCTTGCCTCTGGGTAGAGGGGATGCGTGGGGGGGATGAGTTCGGCGGTGGCGATCGCCTGCTGGTTGTCCCGCCCC harbors:
- a CDS encoding acyl-CoA desaturase, whose translation is MTSVSSLPSRPLRPNWGVIFFMGIVHLGALLAFVPGLFSWSAVLLCFVLYWVSGGLGITLGWHRLVTHRSFQCPKWLEYFFVFCGSLACEGGIIEWVGLHRNHHLHSDQERDQHNSQKGFWWSHMGWMLQEVPAKAEVERLTKDINTDPVYRFLNQYFVPIQVVLGVLLYLWGGLPFVVWGIFVRLVLVYHLTWFVNSATHKFGYRTFESGDRSTNCWWVALLTFGEGWHNNHHTYPHSARHGLQWWEFDITWITIRALQAIGLAQKVRLVEAPAKQ